In a genomic window of Chaetodon auriga isolate fChaAug3 chromosome 1, fChaAug3.hap1, whole genome shotgun sequence:
- the LOC143322081 gene encoding uncharacterized protein LOC143322081: MLYSFSLSILLQGLILLLFGPACDASSLGLTVHAVPLDSENGTMVKAYFTAIAASPCPSLSGLCAEDDADCMVYSTSLPFNGTKPNPGWCVRQWHETVTSNYSGTISLGSNTEIYVSMNAGPTVRQNSGRLNQPPYVALVPPLRARVNCPHHVHLSAKDLDGDRVRCRFARPESDECMNCTEHSFIELDEEKCMLTFTGKAPAGQYFIYLMAEDVVPVPKMSEMTDNTPLSAVPVHLSLTVEESSSSCTDEPVAAGETPTEDSTTFVLPYEEVKFNIEYKSKLESVTEVAVVGPPELYRVGFQSVGSRATMTMAWIRAENQLASLLPICFAVNTNSLQSEPRCVWLYQREMKTLPDGTELTCDNTEMTLVLPVTSLHGVDLTELQLNSPSCPVDFNSTHLTAHISLSGCGTKTVHAGSELVYTNTLQTVHTSIIRRQPSLTLPLACRIPGAQAKGPQYEISMPSETETFGNVEFWVEVHFPGEGPLSNFTRVPRFRSLEVASGRLRRDLGRSERSTNSRAAVGSKLDKLDLHLLSNCTVDRAQMLVSNCSESETEDFAVSHPILDYGCSASNSTLEILTTQATSKVYRLDLSTVQTQGSTMYIRCTVYLCIATLPSLQCPDLCAPSANPRAVVNSLFTKSYTINSGPVSLVVTTPEPKVSTTTTATTTTDHAPERASAIAAGLIFTTISIFLQNVLLY, translated from the exons ATGCTGTACAGCTTCAGTCTAAGCATCCTGCTGCAGGGCCTGATTCTGCTCCTGTTCGGCCCAGCCTGCGATGCCTCTTCTCTGGGGCTGACGGTCCACGCTGTGCCCCTGGACAGCGAGAACGGGACGATG GTGAAGGCTTATTTCACCGCCATCGCTGCCAGTCCATGTCCATCTTTGTCTGGACTGTGTGCTGAAGATGACGCAGACTGTATGGTCTACAGCACCTCGTTACCCTTCAACGGCACCAAACCAAACCCTGGCTGGTGTGTTCGCCAGTGGCACGAAACGGTCACCAGTAATTACAGCGGCACCATCAGTTTAGG GTCCAACACAGAAATATATGTGTCTATGAACGCAGGACCAACAGTGCGGCAGAACAGTGGCAGACTCAACCAACCTCCTTATGTTGCCCTCGTTCCTCCTctcag GGCCCGTGTGAACTGCCCTCACCACGTCCACTTGTCGGCGAAAGACCTGGATGGTGACAGGGTGCGATGTCGCTTCGCCCGCCCGGAGTCCGACGAGTGCATGAACTGCACAGAGCACTCCTTCATCGAGCTGGATGAA GAGAAATGCATGTTGACATTCACTGGAAAAGCACCAGCAGGACAGTATTTCATCTACCTGATGGCGGAGGACGTGGTTCCAGTGCCCAAAATGAGCGAAATGACAGACAACACACCCCTCAGCGCTGTCCCTGTGCACCTCTCTCTCACTG TGGAGGAGTCGTCTTCCAGCTGCACCGATGAacctgtggcagcaggtgagacaCCCACAGAGGACTCCACAACGTTTGTCCTGCCGTACGAGGAGGTGAAATTCAACATCGAGTACAAGTCAAAGCTGGAGAG TGTTACAGAAGTAGCCGTGGTCGGCCCCCCTGAACTTTACAGGGTTGGCTTCCAATCAGTGGGCTCCCGGGCAACGATGACCATGGCCTGGATCCGTGCCGAGAACCAGCTGGCCAGCCTTTTGCCCATTTGCTTTGCTGTGAATACCAACAG TTTGCAGTCAGAGCCCAGATGTGTGTGGCTGTATCAAC GGGAAATGAAGACACTACCTGATGGAACAG aGCTGACGTGTGATAACACAGAGATGACTCTGGTGCTCCCCGTCACCTCCCTGCACGGCGTCGACCTGACCGAACTGCAGCTCAACAGCCCATCCTGTCCCGTCGACTTCAACAGCACGCACTTGACGGCACACATCTCCTTGAGTGGCTGCGGCACCAAGACTGTG CACGCTGGTTCAGAGCTGGTTTACACCAACACCTTGCAAACTGTGCATACCTCCATTATAAGGCGTCAGCCCTCCCTCACACTCCCTCTGGCCTGCCGTATCCCTGGAGCCCAGGCCAAGGGACCACAGTACGAGATCAGCATGCCCTCAGAGACGGAGACCTTCGGTAATGTTGAATTTTGGGTAGAGGTTCACTTTCCAGGAGAAGGGCCATTGTCAAACTTCACAAGGGTCCCCAGGTTCCGTTCCCTCGAGGTTGCCTCAGGGCGATTGCGTCGAGACTTGGGTCGATCAGAAAGATCCACAAACTCCAGAGCTGCCGTGGGGTCCAAGCTTGACAAGCTGGATCTCCATTTATTGTCCAACTGCACCGTCGATCGAGCTCAGATGTTGGTGAGCAATTGTTCTGAGTCTGAGACGGAGGACTTCGCAGTATCCCACCCCATTCTGGATTATGG GTGTTCAGCTTCCAACAGCACATTAGAGATTCTTACAACACAAGCCACTTCAAAGGTTTACCGCCTTGATTTGAGCACCGTGCAGACCCAAGGATCAACG ATGTATATCCGCTGCACAGTGTACCTGTGCATAGCTACCTTACCCTCGCTGCAATGTCCTGATCTGTGTGCCCCCTCCGCTAATCCGAGAGCGGTGGTTAACAGTCTGTTCACCAAGAGCTACACCATCAACTCAGGACCCGTTAGCCTTGTGGTCACAACTCCTGAACCAAAAGTATCCACTACTACGACGGCCACTACCACCACCGATCATG CTCCAGAACGGGCCTCAGCCATAGCAGCAGGACTGATTTTTACAACTATCAGCATATTTCTTCAAAACGTCTTGCTTTACTGA
- the taldo1 gene encoding transaldolase yields MSSESPDKRRKMESALNQLKKHTVVVADTGDFNAIDEYKPQDATTNPSLILAAAKMPAYQHLLDQAIKYGIAKGGTEEEQVANTMDKLFVSFGLEILKKVPGRVSTEVDARLSFDKDEMVAKALRLIGLYEEAGISKERVLIKLSSTWEGIQAGKELEEKHGVHCNMTLLFSFAQAVACAEAKVTLISPFVGRILDWYKENTDRKTFEPHEDPGVLSVTKIYNYYKKFGYSTVVMGASFRNTGQVKALAGCDLLTISPGLLAELSQDHSTVTEMLNVGKAKVCDLEKIHLDEKAYRWEHNEDRMAVEKLSDGIRKFAADAIKLETMIKEKMFNVKNGQ; encoded by the exons CCATCGATGAGTACAAGCCTCAAGATGCCACCACAAACCCCTCTCTCATCCTGGCTGCCGCCAAGATGCCCGCCTACCAGCACCTGTTGGACCAGGCCATTAAATACGGCATCGCCAAGGGCGG AACTGAAGAGGAGCAGGTAGCCAACACCATGGACAAACTGTTTGTGAGTTTCGGCCTGGAGATCCTCAAGAAGGTTCCAGGCAGAGTCTCTACTGAGGTGGATGCCAG ACTGTCTTTTGACAAAGATGAAATGGTTGCAAAGGCCCTGAGGCTCATTGGTCTATACGAGGAGGCAGGTATCAGCAAGGAGCGTGTGCTCATCAAGCTGTCATCCACATGGGAGGGAATCCAGGCCGGCAA ggagctggaggagaagcacGGCGTTCACTGTAACATGACCCTGCTGTTCTCGTTTGCTCAGGCTGTAGCCTGTGCAGAAGCAAAGGTAACACTCATATCGCCCTTCGTCGGACGCATCCTTGACTGGTACAAGGAGAACACAGACCGCAAAACCTTCGAGCCACACGAGGACCCAG GTGTGCTGAGTGTGACCAAGATTTACAACTATTACAAGAAGTTTGGCTACAGCACCGTGGTGATGGGCGCCTCCTTCAGAAACACAGGTCAAGTGAAAGCGCTGGCGGGCTGCGATCTGCTCACCATCTCCCCCGGGCTGCTGGCGGAGCTCAGCCAGGACCACAGCACTGTTACAGAGATGCTCAATGTGGGAAAAG cCAAGGTCTGTGACCTGGAGAAGATCCACCTGGATGAGAAGGCTTACCGCTGGGAGCACAACGAGGACCGCATGGCTGTGGAGAAACTGTCTGACGGCATCCGCAAGTTTGCCGCGGACGCCATCAAGCTGGAGACCATGATCAAA GAGAAAATGTTCAACGTGAAAAACGGCCAGTAA